One Sediminispirochaeta bajacaliforniensis DSM 16054 genomic window, CTGCCTGCAAGGGTTGCAAGGTTCTTCCTCAGATAAAGATAATCAAAGTTTTCTCTATCCTCACAGACACACAGCCCCTTTTGTTCCAGATTGATCCGTTCTTTTTCCGCATACTGCTCCGGCAAATTCTTTAAATACTGATGTTCGGAAAAAAGAGCGCGGAGGGTCTCTCTATCGTCCGGAATACCACAGGGAAGCATAAAAAATTTTCCTGACTCACTTGTTCCGCTTATCACAAGATGATTATCCGGCAGCCTGCTCAGTCGATAGCCGTATCGCTTACGAAAGAGGAAGAGCCCTGCAAACGTGAATTCCGATATCCCGTCCTTGAGGAGAGAAAGCCCGGGATGAAGCTCGCCTCTCATTGATAGATCGATTGGTGCAAAGACCGGGTATTGTGGTATGCTCATATCGATAAAGATACTAAAGAGATCATTCCTGATCAATAAAAACAGAATTGCCTATCGTGGATCGTAACGATATAGTGATGATATGAGTACAAAACTACAAAGCGAGCTGAAGGAAGAACTCCTTGAACGCTTCCTTCGTTATGTAAAGATTACCACCATGAGTGATCCCCATGTCGAAACCTTGCCTTCGACCCCGGGACAGTGGGATCTCCTCCATCTGTTGAAACGAGAGCTCGGTGAACTGGGAATAGCCGATGTCGAACTTGATCAGTGGGGGCACCTTGTCGCTCGTGTTCCCGGCAATCGCCGAAATGGTGAGTTCCCCACCATCGGCTTGATGGCTCATGTCGATACCTCTCCGGATATGAGCGGTGTCGACGTGAAACCGCAGGTTCACCGTGATTACGACGGGAATGTCATATCCCTTACGGAAGGATACATCCTCGATCCCGTTTCTTATCCCGAGCTTCTGCAGTGCAAAGGGGGGACCGTCATTACTTCCGACGGAACAACCCTTCTTGGTGCCGATGACAAGGCCGGGGTTTCAGAAATTATGACGGCCCTCTCCTGGCTCCTTGCTCATGATGAGATCGCCCGTGGAGATCTTGAGATCGTTTTTACTCCCGATGAGGAAACCGGCAGAGGCCTTGATAGGTTTGATCCCTCCCTCCTTAAAGCCTCCTGTTGCTATACCGTGGACGGAGGGGAGCGGGGCATCATCGAGGGGGAGTGTTTTAATGCGGCTGTCGCAAGGGTTTCTTGTGTCGGCAAGGTGATCCACCTTGGTACCGCCCGCGGCAAGCTGGTCAATGCCGTTGCCATGGCGTCGGCTTTTGTCTCGATGCTTCCCCGGAACGAGAGTCCTGAGGCCACCGATGATCGCTACGGTTATTATGCGGCCCTTGAAATTTCCGGGGATCTCGACAAGGCCTATGTCGATGTCTATTTGCGGGATTTTGAGACGAGCGGTATGGAACGAAGGATCGGGGCCCTTGGCCATTTTGCCAAAGCCGTTGAGGAGGCCTTTCCCGGAGGAAAGGTTGATGTCGACGTTCGAAAGCAGTATGCAAATATGCGGGAGCATATTGCTGCAGATCCGCATATCATGGAACTCCTGGAAACGGCCGTTGCGAAAAGCGGTGTCGAGCCTGTCCGGCAGATCATTAGAGGCGGTACCGACGGTTCCAGATTAAGCGAGATGGGCATCCCTACACCCAATATTTTTACCGGCGGTCACAATTATCACAGCCGTTTCGAGTGGGCGTCCCTTGAGATCATGGCGGAGGCTTGTGAAACACTTATTCACCTGGTCTCACTTTGGGCCGAACAGAAAGCAACAAAGGGCGCTGTTTGAATCTTGGGATTCTTTGTGCTACGTTTATCTTCGAAGGGTTATAGGGGGTACCGTGAATGAAACGGCTTGTCTGCTTGTTGTTCTTGACACTGGCGATGACGGGAATAGTATTCGCCGGGCGGCTGAGCGGTGAAATAGTCTATCTGG contains:
- the pepT gene encoding peptidase T translates to MSTKLQSELKEELLERFLRYVKITTMSDPHVETLPSTPGQWDLLHLLKRELGELGIADVELDQWGHLVARVPGNRRNGEFPTIGLMAHVDTSPDMSGVDVKPQVHRDYDGNVISLTEGYILDPVSYPELLQCKGGTVITSDGTTLLGADDKAGVSEIMTALSWLLAHDEIARGDLEIVFTPDEETGRGLDRFDPSLLKASCCYTVDGGERGIIEGECFNAAVARVSCVGKVIHLGTARGKLVNAVAMASAFVSMLPRNESPEATDDRYGYYAALEISGDLDKAYVDVYLRDFETSGMERRIGALGHFAKAVEEAFPGGKVDVDVRKQYANMREHIAADPHIMELLETAVAKSGVEPVRQIIRGGTDGSRLSEMGIPTPNIFTGGHNYHSRFEWASLEIMAEACETLIHLVSLWAEQKATKGAV